GGCTCGCGCCTTCGCCGATCTCTACCACGCCCAAGTCGCGGAGTTTCCCCCGGAGTGCAAGGGTAGCGATTATGAAAAACGCATCCAGGCCGCTTACCCGATCCACCCGGAGATCTTCGACCGCCTCTACGAGGACTGGTCGACACTCATAAAATTCCAGCGCACGCGGGGCGTGCTGCGGCTGATGGCGGCGGTGATCCACAGCCTGTGGGAGAAAGGCGACAGAAACCCGTTGATCCTGCCATCGACCGTCCCGATCGACGACCCACGTGTCCAGTTCGAGCTGACACGGTATCTCTCGGACAACTGGGTACCGATCATCGAGCGCGACGTGGATGGCCCCAGTTCCCTGCCGCTCAAGCTCGATGCCGAAATCCCGAACCTGGGCAAGCTGCACGCCACCCGTCGAGTGGCGCGCACTATCTATCTCGGCTCCGCGCCCACAGCAGATGCAGCACATCGGGGACTAGAAGATCGACGCGTGAAGCTCGGTTGCGTCATGCCGGGTGAGTCACCTGCCGTGTTCGGCGATGCGCTTCGAAGGCTCGCCGCGACGGCAACCTATCTCTACCAGGACGGACCGCGTGCCTGGTACGCGACACAGCCGACGGTCACGAAGCTGGCGGAGGATAGAGCTGAACAACTCAAGCGTGATCCGGACAAAGTCGCTCACGAACTGGATCTGCGTCTGCGCGCGGATCTCCGGAAGATGGGTGACTTCCCTCGCGTGCATGCCCTACCCCGATCCAGTGCGGATGTGCCGGACGATCCCGACGCCCGCCTTGTAGTACTACCAGCGGAGCATCCTTACAGCAAGGAGCCGGAAAGTCCTGCCGAAGTCGCGGCGAAGGCGATTCTCGAATCGCGTGGCAATACGCCGCGACTCTACCGCAACACCTTGGTGTTCCTGGCGGCCGATCGCGTGCGCCTGCAGGATCTCGACGAGGCGCTGCGGAAGTACCTCGCGTGGTCGTCCGTCCTGGAGGAAAAAGAGTCGCTCAATCTGGATGAACATCAGAGGCGGCAAGCAGAAATGCAGAAAAAATCGGCGGACGGCGCTGTGAATGCCCGACTGCCGGAGACTTATCAGTGGGTGTTGGTGCCCGAGCAGAAGACTCCTCAAGCGCCGGTCGAGTGGCAGGCCATCCGGTTGACGGCCTCCGATGCGCTCGCCGTTCGCGCAAGCCGGAAGCTGCGCGGTGATGAACTGTTGGTAGCGTCCCTCGGTTCGACAATCCTGCGCAAACATCTCGACGATGTTCTTTGGCGTCGTGGAGATCACGTCCCGGTGAAGCAGTTAGTGGATGACTTCGCGCGTTATCTCTATTTGCCCCGCCTTGTCGGACCGGAAGTGCTGGTACAAGCGATACAAGACGGCGTCGCACTGCTTACGTGGCGCACCGACACCTTCGCATGTGCAGAGACTTACGACGAGGCAGCGGGCAGATATCGCGGCCTGCGCGCCGGGCAGGTGGTCAACGTTACATCAGACTCGTCCGTACTCGTCGTCAGGCCAGACGTTGCCCTACGACAAATTGATACGGAATCCCCACCCAGTACGCCGCCGCAAGATCCGTCGGATAACAAAACAAGGACCCGGATCGAACCGGACGGCGATAAGGGAAACCAAGATCCGGCGGATGCACGTGCAAAGCGCTTTCACGGCTCGGTGACCCTAGATCCAGCCCGCGTTGGGCGCGATGCCGGTAGGATCGCCGAGGAAGTCGTTGCGCATCTGGCGGGCTTGGTTGGTGCGGCGGTAAAAGTGACTTTGGAGATC
This window of the Betaproteobacteria bacterium genome carries:
- a CDS encoding DUF499 domain-containing protein, with protein sequence MAITNHERIGKAMELLRQGLAPFVEREFRNLYKGQALSEAGRFVGDDRLLARKQIAEWDAAALLKLLWESWNEVFRRILGPAERSLVQELRDWRNKWAHQEPFSSDDADRALDSAGRLLTAVSAPQADDVGRMKMELRRLVYDEQVRGEKRKVGGSLIEAAATGALKPWREVVTPHADVASGRYQQAEFAADLWQVHLGQGGDEYREPTEFFRRTFLTESLKRMLVGAVRRLSAQGGDPVVQLQTNFGGGKTHSMLALYHLFSGVNPSEVAGVDELMAEAGVKSLPSARRVVLVGNKISPGNPVTKPDGTVVRTLWGELAYQLGGRQAYARIAQDDEKATSPGDVLRELFLEYGPCLVLIDEWVAYARQLHDQSDLPAGSFETMFTFAQALTESAKAARNCLLVISLPASDMQASPHAQADDVEVGGVRGREALDRLRNVVGRLESSWRPATAEEGFEIVRRRLFESLDGEQFKQRDVTARAFADLYHAQVAEFPPECKGSDYEKRIQAAYPIHPEIFDRLYEDWSTLIKFQRTRGVLRLMAAVIHSLWEKGDRNPLILPSTVPIDDPRVQFELTRYLSDNWVPIIERDVDGPSSLPLKLDAEIPNLGKLHATRRVARTIYLGSAPTADAAHRGLEDRRVKLGCVMPGESPAVFGDALRRLAATATYLYQDGPRAWYATQPTVTKLAEDRAEQLKRDPDKVAHELDLRLRADLRKMGDFPRVHALPRSSADVPDDPDARLVVLPAEHPYSKEPESPAEVAAKAILESRGNTPRLYRNTLVFLAADRVRLQDLDEALRKYLAWSSVLEEKESLNLDEHQRRQAEMQKKSADGAVNARLPETYQWVLVPEQKTPQAPVEWQAIRLTASDALAVRASRKLRGDELLVASLGSTILRKHLDDVLWRRGDHVPVKQLVDDFARYLYLPRLVGPEVLVQAIQDGVALLTWRTDTFACAETYDEAAGRYRGLRAGQVVNVTSDSSVLVVRPDVALRQIDTESPPSTPPQDPSDNKTRTRIEPDGDKGNQDPADARAKRFHGSVTLDPARVGRDAGRIAEEVVAHLAGLVGAAVKVTLEIQAEIPSGAPDNVVRTVTENCRTLKFSDHGFEQE